In Silene latifolia isolate original U9 population chromosome X, ASM4854445v1, whole genome shotgun sequence, the following proteins share a genomic window:
- the LOC141617047 gene encoding uncharacterized protein LOC141617047, protein MSRWTLMLSEFDLKYVPLKAIKGRVVADFLAENPIEETEAIDTWSFPDENVIHIEDDVWDLYFDEASNYMGYEVGILLISPTGEHVPVSIKLDFNVTNNNAAEYEACLLGLRSALDLGVKRLLVHGDSSLVINQVTGSWKIKSETLINIPEHMDSMPICVERRSAPSYVNAIDNPEESETDLWYTTILKYKEMGEYPSDLDTREKRALRMLAAQFIKTDDGQLYKKTAQGVLLRCIDKSTSEKVMEEVHDGECGPHMNAHMLA, encoded by the exons ATGTCAAGATGGACCCTTATGCTAtccgaattcgacctcaaatacgtacccTTAAAAGCTATAAAAGGAAGGGTAGTGGCCGATTTCCTTGCCGAAAATCCAATTGAAGAAACCGAGGCAatcgacacttggtcatttcccgatgaGAACGTAATCCATATCGAAGACGATGTGTGGGACCTATATTTCGATGAAGCATCTAACTACATGGGATATGAAGTCGGAATTCTCCTCATATCCCCAACAGGTGAACATGTGCCGGTCTCAATCAAATTGGACTTCAATGTCACCaacaacaatgccgccgaatacgaagcatgttTGCTCGGTTTGCGTAGCGCTCTAGACCTGGGCGTGAAACGACTTCTAGTGCACGGGGACTCGTCTTTGGTAATCAATCAAGTAACCGGGTCCTGGAAAATCAAAAGTGAAA CCTTAATCAATATTCCCGAGCATATGGATAGTATGCCCATTTGTGTGGAAAGGAGATCCGCACCATCATATGTGAATGCAATCGACAATCCCGAGGAAAGTGAAACCGATCTTTGGTACACCACCATCTTGAAATACAAAGAGATGGGAGAATACCCTTCAGACCTTGACACACGAGAAAAGCGGGCCCTTCGAATGTTGGCGGCCCAATTTATCAAGACCGATGACGGGCAGTTATACAAAAAGACCGCCCAAGGAGTTCTTTTACGATGTATCGATAAATCAACTTCCGAgaaggttatggaagaagtccatgacggagaatgcgggCCACACATGAACGCCCACATGTTAGCCTAG